The following coding sequences are from one Rathayibacter sp. SW19 window:
- a CDS encoding ABC transporter permease: MIDQQPTTETVAIGTVDEPQAPWWKRILSAQAFQIFLILVLIVIAFAVVAPTQFAQWSNFRLILQNAAILAVLAVGMTFVIITAGIDLSIGSVLVFSGVVSAMVMRAMGGQGWGTAIVGILVAIVAGSAWGWINGVLVAKAKIPSLIVTLGTFGAALGFAQILTGGVDISTVPLVLTQSIGYGNVFGTLPVIVVIAAVIVVIGAIMLNFTKFGLYTRAVGSSEEASRRVGVKVDRHLIYVYTLTGGLAGVAGILSLSQFATTAIAGQSLTNLNVIAAVVIGGTSLFGGIGTIVGSIVGLFIPAVLQNGFVITGVQPYWQQVAVGAVLIAAVYADQVRRSAAARGGRGGAWKKIFRRRST, translated from the coding sequence GTGATCGATCAGCAGCCCACCACCGAGACGGTGGCCATCGGCACCGTAGACGAACCCCAGGCGCCGTGGTGGAAGAGGATTCTCTCCGCGCAGGCCTTCCAGATCTTCCTGATCCTCGTGCTCATCGTGATCGCGTTCGCCGTGGTCGCGCCGACGCAGTTCGCACAGTGGTCGAACTTCCGCCTCATCTTGCAGAATGCGGCAATCCTCGCCGTGCTTGCGGTGGGCATGACCTTCGTCATCATCACCGCAGGCATCGACCTCTCGATCGGCTCGGTTCTGGTTTTCTCGGGTGTGGTCTCTGCGATGGTGATGCGGGCGATGGGCGGGCAGGGCTGGGGAACCGCCATCGTCGGCATCCTCGTCGCGATCGTGGCCGGCAGCGCCTGGGGTTGGATCAACGGCGTGCTGGTCGCGAAGGCGAAGATCCCGTCGCTGATCGTAACCCTGGGCACCTTCGGCGCGGCTCTCGGTTTCGCGCAGATCCTCACCGGCGGCGTTGACATCAGCACGGTGCCGCTCGTGCTGACCCAGTCCATCGGGTACGGCAACGTCTTCGGCACACTGCCGGTCATCGTCGTCATCGCCGCGGTGATCGTGGTGATCGGTGCGATCATGCTCAACTTCACGAAGTTCGGCCTGTACACGCGGGCCGTCGGGTCCAGCGAGGAAGCCTCCCGCCGTGTGGGCGTGAAGGTGGACCGTCACCTCATCTACGTGTACACCCTGACGGGTGGGCTCGCGGGCGTCGCCGGCATCCTCTCGCTGTCACAGTTCGCCACGACCGCAATCGCGGGCCAGTCGCTGACAAACCTGAACGTCATCGCCGCGGTCGTCATCGGCGGCACGTCACTGTTCGGCGGCATCGGCACCATCGTCGGCAGCATTGTCGGCCTCTTCATCCCGGCCGTGTTGCAGAACGGTTTCGTCATCACCGGCGTGCAGCCGTACTGGCAGCAGGTCGCCGTCGGTGCCGTGCTGATCGCCGCGGTGTACGCCGACCAGGTGCGCCGCTCCGCAGCCGCTCGCGGTGGCAGGGGCGGCGCGTGGAAGAAGATCTTCAGGCGAAGATCCACCTGA
- a CDS encoding ABC transporter substrate-binding protein translates to MKWKKAILGALTIGAAASLALTGCSNSGGSGGSSTSGSSAAKSYKLAFVPGVIGDQFYITMQCGIEAAAKAAGVTVTTQGPAKFDPTLQKPIVDSVVASHPDALLVAPTDQTAMQAPIAAAKAAGIKVVLVDTTLTDPSVAVSQISSDNLAGGAAAFKAIEQAHPNGGKVLVISVDPGITTTDQREQGFKEAAAKDSKFTYLGVQYSHNQPATAAQLVTAALQKDPDIVGIFAANLFASQGSATGIQQSGKTGITLVGFDAGPAQVQQLKEGQVQALIAQQPGTIGQDGVAQALNALQGKSVTAKIQTGFTIVTKDNLDSSAGQAALYKSSCS, encoded by the coding sequence ATGAAGTGGAAGAAAGCGATACTCGGTGCCCTCACCATCGGCGCGGCGGCATCCCTGGCCCTGACAGGCTGCTCGAACTCGGGAGGCTCCGGAGGCTCAAGCACCAGCGGTTCCTCCGCAGCGAAGAGCTACAAGCTGGCGTTCGTGCCGGGCGTCATCGGCGACCAGTTCTACATCACCATGCAGTGCGGCATCGAGGCAGCAGCGAAGGCCGCCGGCGTCACTGTGACCACGCAGGGCCCGGCGAAGTTCGACCCGACGCTACAGAAGCCGATCGTTGACTCGGTCGTGGCATCGCACCCGGATGCCCTCCTGGTCGCCCCGACCGACCAGACGGCCATGCAGGCGCCCATCGCTGCGGCCAAGGCCGCCGGCATCAAGGTCGTGCTCGTTGACACCACCCTGACCGACCCGTCGGTTGCAGTGTCGCAGATCTCCTCCGACAACCTCGCCGGTGGCGCGGCGGCCTTCAAGGCCATTGAGCAGGCGCACCCGAATGGCGGCAAGGTGCTCGTCATCAGCGTCGACCCCGGCATCACCACGACCGACCAGCGTGAGCAGGGCTTCAAGGAGGCTGCCGCGAAGGACTCGAAGTTCACCTATCTCGGAGTGCAGTACAGCCACAACCAGCCGGCCACGGCCGCGCAACTGGTCACGGCTGCGCTGCAGAAGGACCCCGACATCGTGGGCATCTTCGCCGCTAACCTCTTTGCCTCGCAGGGCTCTGCGACCGGCATCCAGCAATCCGGCAAGACCGGTATCACGCTCGTCGGATTCGACGCCGGCCCCGCGCAGGTGCAACAGCTGAAGGAGGGCCAGGTGCAGGCGCTGATCGCCCAGCAGCCGGGCACCATCGGCCAGGACGGTGTGGCGCAGGCGCTCAACGCATTGCAGGGCAAGTCCGTCACCGCGAAGATCCAGACCGGCTTCACGATCGTCACCAAGGACAATCTGGACAGTTCCGCCGGACAGGCGGCGTTGTACAAGTCGTCCTGCAGTTGA
- a CDS encoding SDR family oxidoreductase, giving the protein MTEFNGRSILVTGAGGGIGGEVVRQLVAAGADVLASGRTADSLEAIAAETGCRSLPFDLESEDSVRAAIEGVDLYGVVNCGGWGGEIATPMETDIDVFDRVMRVNARGSLLVTKYASREMIRVGTGGAIVNVSSQASLVALAGHISYGSSKAALDNITRVSALELGGYGIRVNSVNPTVVMTPMSAWYWGRPDIEGPFLDAMPLHRWATEAEIAAPIVFLLSDGASMISGVSLPIDGGYTAR; this is encoded by the coding sequence ATGACCGAATTCAACGGCCGTAGCATCCTCGTCACCGGAGCTGGCGGCGGGATCGGCGGCGAAGTCGTGCGCCAGCTCGTCGCCGCAGGCGCCGACGTTCTGGCGTCCGGCCGCACCGCAGACTCACTGGAGGCGATCGCCGCCGAAACCGGATGCCGCAGCCTCCCGTTCGATCTCGAGTCGGAGGATTCGGTGCGCGCCGCCATCGAAGGCGTCGACCTGTACGGCGTCGTCAACTGCGGCGGCTGGGGCGGCGAGATCGCCACGCCCATGGAAACCGACATCGACGTCTTCGACCGCGTGATGCGCGTCAACGCGCGCGGATCACTGCTCGTGACCAAGTACGCCTCACGGGAGATGATCCGAGTCGGCACGGGCGGCGCGATCGTCAACGTGTCAAGTCAAGCCTCGCTTGTCGCGCTCGCGGGCCATATCTCCTACGGCTCGTCGAAGGCTGCCCTCGACAACATCACCCGCGTCTCCGCGTTGGAGCTCGGCGGTTATGGCATCCGCGTCAACAGTGTCAACCCCACCGTCGTCATGACGCCGATGTCGGCCTGGTACTGGGGACGCCCTGATATCGAAGGGCCGTTCCTCGACGCCATGCCGTTGCACCGCTGGGCCACCGAAGCCGAGATCGCTGCGCCGATCGTGTTCCTGCTGAGCGACGGCGCATCCATGATCTCCGGGGTTTCGCTGCCCATCGACGGCGGCTACACCGCCCGCTGA
- a CDS encoding mannitol dehydrogenase family protein: protein MTALTVPYDRAAVTPSIVHFGVGGFHRAHEAMYLDRLLRAGNTEWTEWGICGVGVRPEDAAMRDALAAQDGLYTLVTVAPDGAEEAATIGSIVRYLFAPDDPDAVSRQLASPSTRIVSLTITEGGYEVSDATGVFDPHDDATLADIAEPTAPRRSVLGFLVRALQRRRDAGIPPFTVMSCDNLPGNGHVARAAVTGFAARIDPELAEWIHASVAFPNSMVDRITPATTDAVRDAVEAAFSVRDRWPVRSESFAQWVLEDNFTLGRPPLERVGVQIVPDVVPYELMKLRMLNASHQVMSHLGILAGFTTVDEACTDAQLGEFVRDYMTLEAIPTLPPVPGIDLDEYRDQLLERFRSPAVGDTLARQIVDASDRIPKFLLPVVREQLAAGLGPGPGRGIERAVLTLAAWSVNLDPDAATGVSPDDRRLPQLRAAAVDERRHPGAFLDLDVVFGDLGKDPRLRSAFIAARASLLENGARATLAAVG from the coding sequence ATGACCGCCCTCACCGTCCCCTATGACCGCGCCGCAGTCACGCCGTCGATCGTGCACTTCGGCGTCGGCGGCTTCCACCGCGCGCACGAGGCGATGTACCTCGACCGGCTGCTGCGAGCCGGGAACACCGAGTGGACCGAGTGGGGCATCTGCGGGGTCGGTGTTCGGCCGGAGGATGCCGCGATGCGCGACGCGCTCGCCGCACAAGACGGCCTGTACACACTCGTGACCGTGGCCCCAGACGGAGCCGAAGAAGCCGCAACCATCGGCTCGATCGTGCGCTATCTATTCGCGCCGGACGACCCCGATGCGGTGTCACGGCAGCTGGCGTCACCGTCGACGCGGATCGTCTCTCTGACGATCACCGAGGGCGGCTACGAAGTGTCCGATGCGACCGGTGTCTTCGACCCGCACGACGATGCCACCCTCGCCGACATCGCCGAGCCCACGGCGCCCCGACGCAGCGTGCTCGGCTTCCTCGTGCGGGCACTCCAGCGGCGGCGGGATGCCGGCATCCCTCCCTTCACTGTGATGTCGTGCGACAACCTCCCTGGCAACGGGCATGTCGCCCGCGCAGCCGTGACGGGCTTCGCCGCCCGGATCGACCCCGAACTCGCCGAGTGGATCCACGCGTCGGTCGCGTTCCCGAACTCGATGGTCGACCGCATCACCCCGGCGACGACCGATGCTGTTCGGGATGCCGTCGAAGCCGCCTTTAGCGTCCGCGACCGGTGGCCGGTGCGATCCGAGTCGTTCGCCCAGTGGGTGCTCGAAGACAACTTCACCCTCGGTCGCCCACCGCTCGAGCGGGTCGGTGTGCAGATCGTGCCCGACGTCGTGCCGTACGAGCTCATGAAGCTGCGGATGCTGAACGCATCGCACCAGGTGATGAGCCATCTCGGCATCCTCGCCGGGTTCACCACCGTCGACGAGGCCTGCACCGACGCGCAGCTCGGCGAATTCGTGCGCGACTACATGACGCTCGAGGCCATCCCTACGCTGCCCCCGGTGCCCGGCATCGACCTCGACGAATACCGCGACCAACTGCTGGAGCGCTTCCGCAGCCCAGCCGTCGGCGACACGCTCGCCCGGCAAATCGTGGATGCCTCCGATCGCATCCCGAAGTTCCTCCTGCCCGTTGTGCGCGAGCAGCTCGCCGCAGGCCTCGGCCCTGGCCCTGGCCGCGGGATCGAGCGGGCGGTGCTGACCCTCGCGGCGTGGAGCGTCAACCTGGATCCGGATGCCGCCACCGGCGTCTCGCCCGACGACCGACGATTGCCGCAGCTGCGGGCGGCCGCGGTCGACGAGAGGCGGCATCCGGGAGCGTTCCTAGACCTCGACGTCGTATTCGGTGACCTCGGCAAGGATCCCCGGCTACGTTCTGCATTTATCGCCGCGCGGGCATCCCTTCTCGAGAACGGAGCGCGCGCTACGCTCGCCGCAGTTGGCTGA
- a CDS encoding ATP-binding cassette domain-containing protein — MADDRVPVLEALGLSRQFGHVRALNEANFDIYPGEVVALIGDNGAGKSTLVKALSGSLAVDSGTIRFDGREVDMSTPSAVSALGIETVYQDLALAPHLNPVQNMYLGRELKASGIAGAFGFMNNKEMRKRSAGAFNALGATVRSLNSEVGSMSGGQRQAIAIARAVHWASRLVFLDEPTAALGVRQTANVLDTIRRVSDNGIAVVFISHSMPAVMEVADRIQVLRLGTRVATLNAKETNMEELVGLMTGAIIKEGRS, encoded by the coding sequence ATGGCCGATGATCGAGTCCCCGTGCTGGAGGCACTGGGTCTTTCCCGACAGTTCGGGCATGTGCGTGCGCTGAACGAGGCGAACTTCGACATTTATCCGGGTGAAGTGGTTGCGCTGATCGGCGACAACGGCGCCGGCAAGTCCACCCTCGTGAAGGCTCTGTCCGGCAGCCTGGCGGTCGACAGTGGCACCATCCGCTTCGACGGTCGAGAGGTGGACATGTCCACCCCGTCAGCCGTGAGCGCGCTGGGCATCGAGACGGTCTACCAGGATCTGGCTCTGGCCCCGCATCTGAATCCCGTGCAAAACATGTATCTCGGTCGTGAGCTCAAGGCATCCGGCATCGCCGGCGCGTTCGGGTTCATGAACAACAAGGAGATGCGCAAGCGATCTGCTGGGGCTTTCAACGCTCTCGGCGCGACCGTGCGATCGCTGAATTCCGAAGTGGGATCGATGTCCGGTGGGCAACGGCAGGCGATTGCGATCGCGCGCGCCGTGCACTGGGCGAGCCGGCTCGTCTTCCTGGACGAGCCGACGGCGGCGCTCGGCGTGCGACAGACCGCGAACGTACTCGACACCATTCGCCGGGTTAGCGACAACGGGATCGCGGTGGTGTTCATCAGTCACTCGATGCCCGCCGTGATGGAGGTGGCCGATCGCATCCAGGTGCTGCGACTGGGCACCCGCGTGGCGACGCTGAACGCCAAGGAGACCAACATGGAGGAGCTCGTGGGGCTGATGACCGGTGCGATCATCAAGGAGGGCCGGTCGTGA
- a CDS encoding HAD-IA family hydrolase: protein MHDSCQVAPRSIAISGEAGSGKSTLGRALAFELRLPLIDLDSVTNPLLDALPASEHWLTGPDAGAIRNGRYAALRTVARDVIATTGGAVLVAPFTAELGGGVAWDDLQNACGPLQVVRIVGDPALFAARRSDRDAARDEFRPDQPAPDVRVPVIELDADLSTVQQLARLFPALGDRMPVAADAIIFSSTYDAVLCDLDGSLIDSTASVARSWRRWADHYGVSADALHANHGRPARTLVSALIEPECQIEALERIERMEVADALSVRAVRGAPAFWASLPEQRRAIVTSGTVPIASARMEATGLSRPAVWVTAEEVTHGKPDPEPYLIAAERLGVDPGRCLVIEDAPAGIASARAAGCHVLAVTGTGSLDELAAASAVVDGLDRVRVEQVAGGLRLLLVS, encoded by the coding sequence GTGCACGATTCCTGTCAAGTGGCGCCCCGTTCGATTGCCATCAGCGGTGAGGCCGGCAGCGGCAAGAGCACTCTCGGCCGGGCACTCGCCTTCGAACTGCGACTGCCGCTGATCGACCTCGACAGCGTGACCAATCCGCTGCTCGACGCCCTGCCCGCCAGCGAACATTGGCTGACCGGGCCGGATGCCGGTGCAATCCGTAACGGGCGTTATGCGGCCTTGCGCACGGTGGCGCGGGATGTGATCGCCACCACCGGCGGAGCGGTGCTCGTTGCCCCGTTCACGGCTGAACTCGGCGGAGGCGTGGCGTGGGATGACCTGCAGAATGCCTGCGGTCCCCTCCAGGTGGTGCGCATCGTCGGCGACCCCGCGTTGTTCGCGGCACGCCGATCAGATCGCGATGCCGCTCGCGACGAGTTTCGCCCGGATCAGCCGGCGCCCGACGTGCGCGTGCCGGTCATCGAGCTCGACGCCGACCTCAGCACAGTGCAGCAGCTGGCGCGGCTCTTTCCCGCGCTCGGCGATCGGATGCCTGTTGCCGCAGACGCGATAATCTTCAGCTCGACGTACGACGCAGTGCTGTGCGATCTCGACGGTTCGCTCATCGATTCGACGGCATCCGTCGCCCGCTCGTGGCGACGCTGGGCAGACCATTACGGCGTGTCGGCCGACGCGCTTCATGCCAACCACGGTCGCCCGGCACGAACGCTCGTGTCCGCGCTGATCGAGCCGGAGTGCCAGATCGAAGCGCTCGAGCGGATCGAGCGCATGGAGGTCGCCGATGCGCTGAGTGTGCGCGCGGTGCGCGGCGCGCCGGCGTTCTGGGCGTCGCTGCCCGAGCAGCGCCGGGCGATCGTCACGTCGGGCACCGTGCCCATCGCGTCGGCGCGGATGGAAGCCACCGGCCTGTCACGGCCCGCCGTGTGGGTCACGGCCGAGGAAGTCACGCACGGCAAGCCCGACCCGGAGCCCTACCTGATCGCAGCCGAGCGCCTCGGCGTCGACCCCGGCCGTTGCCTCGTCATCGAAGACGCGCCGGCCGGCATTGCGTCGGCGCGGGCGGCCGGATGCCACGTGCTCGCCGTCACCGGCACCGGATCGCTTGACGAGCTGGCTGCCGCATCCGCTGTCGTCGACGGTCTCGACCGCGTGCGCGTCGAGCAGGTCGCGGGCGGATTGCGCCTCCTGCTTGTGAGCTGA
- a CDS encoding PIN domain-containing protein codes for MTLVDTSILIDVLRGEPLAAAVLRTAREAGSLHASEVTRLEVLAGMRAREEDATRALFGAFVWHPLDERLAEIAGELGRRWLPGNRGIDSADLAIAATAIALDAPLLTRNVKHFPMFPGLSAPY; via the coding sequence ATGACTCTCGTCGACACTTCGATCCTGATCGATGTGCTTCGGGGGGAACCGCTGGCCGCTGCCGTGCTCCGCACAGCGCGCGAAGCCGGCTCGCTGCACGCGAGCGAGGTGACTCGATTGGAAGTTCTGGCCGGTATGCGTGCTCGGGAAGAGGATGCAACGCGAGCGCTCTTCGGTGCATTCGTTTGGCATCCGTTGGACGAGCGGCTGGCCGAGATCGCCGGCGAACTGGGGCGACGCTGGCTTCCCGGCAATCGCGGCATCGATTCCGCAGATCTCGCCATCGCCGCAACTGCAATCGCGCTCGATGCCCCGCTTCTCACCCGCAACGTGAAGCACTTCCCGATGTTCCCCGGATTGTCCGCACCGTATTGA
- a CDS encoding ribbon-helix-helix domain-containing protein, protein MLRTQISLTPEERRLLDAEAARTGRSISALIRDAVASSYGAGRDAAADIGAIDAALGAWGKHGIDGEGYVERLRSGGRLGEAVAR, encoded by the coding sequence ATGCTGCGGACTCAAATCTCACTAACCCCCGAGGAGCGGCGGCTGCTTGACGCGGAGGCAGCGCGGACGGGTCGGTCCATTTCTGCTCTCATCCGGGATGCCGTTGCCAGCAGCTACGGTGCGGGGCGGGATGCCGCCGCCGACATCGGGGCGATCGATGCGGCGCTTGGCGCGTGGGGCAAACACGGCATTGACGGTGAAGGGTACGTCGAGCGACTCCGCTCAGGCGGCCGTTTGGGCGAAGCGGTCGCGCGATGA